A stretch of Henckelia pumila isolate YLH828 chromosome 4, ASM3356847v2, whole genome shotgun sequence DNA encodes these proteins:
- the LOC140867092 gene encoding protein DEHYDRATION-INDUCED 19 homolog 5-like — protein sequence MDVDFWAARVHSAKNIANVQPTRLSYSGKHGAVEEEAESEVRAWFPCPFCYVEIEVPVLCIHLQEEHCFDLKNAVCPICAANLGKDPLSHFTVQHMHSIKRRKKSLKSGFWSNVSPNVVKDLRELSSFLGTSSATSLSEPAHDPLLSPFLYNVPLSVFKGSKKDAPSCIAATSDATSTNEALSNEVDEQKYEEKNLRAKFIQELVASAI from the exons ATGGATGTGGATTTCTGGGCTGCAAGAGTTCACTCAGCCAAGAACATCGCTAATGTCCAGCCTACTAGACTCAGTTACTCTg GTAAACATGGGGCGGTGGAAGAGGAAGCAGAAAGTGAAGTGAGAGCTTGGTTTCCTTgccctttctgttatgtggaaATTGAAGTTCCTGTGCTTTGTATCCATCTACAAGAAGAGCATTGTTTCGACTTGAAAAACGCG GTTTGTCCCATATGTGCTGCGAACTTGGGAAAAGATCCGCTCAGCCATTTCACTGTGCAGCATATGCATTCAATTAAG AGGCGGAAAAAATCCCTAAAATCTGGTTTCTGGAGCAATGTATCTCCAAATGTAGTGAAGGACTTGCGAGAACTAAGTTCATTTCTTGGTACAAGTTCAGCCACTAGCTTGAGTGAACCTGCTCATGATCCACTCCTTTCACCATTTCTTTACAATGTGCCTTTGTCAGTCTTTAAAGGCAGCAAGAAGGATGCGCCCTCTTGTATCGCTGCAACAAGTGACGCGACAAG caCCAACGAAGCACTGTCAAATGAAGTGGACGAACAAAAGTACGAGGAAAAAAACCTTCGCGCTAAATTCATCCAGGAGCTGGTTGCATCAGCCATTTAA